The proteins below come from a single Antennarius striatus isolate MH-2024 chromosome 18, ASM4005453v1, whole genome shotgun sequence genomic window:
- the LOC137612528 gene encoding 1-phosphatidylinositol 4,5-bisphosphate phosphodiesterase delta-1-like isoform X1, producing the protein METSRIEGGNGMEGSQDLQFLLQGGDLLKVRSQSWKKTRFFQLQEDCKTMWHESKKILRTNQTFSLDDIASVRLGRQSEGLKKNTEEMVEDRCFTIVFKGRRKNLDLMASSDEEAKQWVGSLQKVLANMNNLSKLQKREHWIFSCLKKADKNKDDKLSDSEVKNFLRLVNIEVDDVYREMLFKQCDKSNTGFLAGEEIEHFYELLTYREEIAVIYGEYARTSGFMSPQNLVEFLMKEQREKATLAEAHDIIDKYEPDESAKEKKLLSKDGFLMFLHSPEALVLNPDHRGLHQDMSQPLNHYFISSSHNTYLMEDQLTGPSSTEAYVRALQKGCRCVELDCWDGSDEEPVIYHGYTLTSNILFRDAIQAIKDFAFKTSEYPVILSLENHCSVKQQEVMARHMSSILGSALVTAPLGDGMPSNFPSPQELKGKFLIKGKKLNKLEASFTPEAAPDDEDVTEEEESNDDEDEQKEEESSKKKKLKLAKELSDMVVYCRSVHFNGFQDARDHLSFYEMSSFKENKAMALAEEHANAYIRHNAEKLSRIYPAGSRTDSSNYDPVPLWNAGCQIVALNFQTSCSDMDVNQGRFLVNGRSGYVLKPAFMREVDTEFDPITLTRGPWLQPKTLHVMVISAQQLPKVNNKKSSIVDPLVKVQIHGVPADANEKTTNYIENNGFNPAWNESFQFQVLVPDLALVRFAVRDHDSTSDDEFVGQYTLPFSSLKMGYRHVPLLNKNGDLLHCTGLFVHIMVVDAQ; encoded by the exons ATGGAAACGAGTCGAATAGAAGGGGGAAACG GGATGGAGGGCAGTCAGGACCTCCAGTTCCTCCTGCAGGGGGGGGACCTCCTCAAGGTGCGCTCCCAGTCCTGGAAGAAGACCCGCTTCTTCCAGCTCCAGGAGGACTGCAAGACCATGTGGCACGAATCCAAGAAGATCCTGAGGACCAACCAGACCT TTTCCCTCGATGACATCGCGTCGGTGAGGCTCGGCCGTCAGTCGGAGGGCTTGAAGAAGAACACGGAGGAGATGGTGGAGGACCGCTGCTTCACCATCGTCTTCAAGGGCCGGCGCAAGAACCTGGACCTGATGGCCAGCTCAGACGAGGAGGCCAAGCAGTGGGTCGGCAGCCTGCAGAAGGTGTTGGCCAACATGAACAACCTGAGCAAGCTGCAGAAGAGGGAGCA CTGGATCTTCAGCTGCCTGAAGAAAGCCGACAAGAACAAGGACGACAAGCTGAGCGACTCGGAGGTGAAGAACTTCCTGCGTCTGGTCAACATTGAGGTGGACGATGTCTACAGAGAGATGCTGTTCAAG CAATGTGACAAATCCAACACGGGGTTCCTGGCCGGGGAGGAGATCGAGCACTTCTACGAGCTGCTGACCTACCGGGAGGAGATCGCCGTCATTTACGGGGAGTACGCCAGAACCTCGGGCTTCATGAGTCCCCAGAACCTGGTGGAGTTCCTGATGAAGGAGCAGCGGGAGAAGGCCACGCTGGCTGAAGCTCACGACATCATCGACAAGTACGAGCCGGACGAGAGCG CCAAGGAGAAGAAGCTGCTGTCCAAAGACGGCTTCCTGATGTTCCTGCACAGCCCGGAGGCGCTAGTGCTGAACCCGGACCACCGGGGGCTCCACCAGGACATGAGCCAGCCCCTCAACCACtacttcatctcctcctcccacAACACCTACCTGATGGAAGACCAGCTGACGGGGCCCAGCAGCACGGAGGCGTACGTCAG GGCTCTGCAGAAGGGCTGCCGCTGCGTGGAGCTGGACTGCTGGGACGGGTCGGACGAGGAGCCGGTGATCTACCACGGCTACACGCTCACCTCCAACATCCTGTTCAGGGACGCCATCCAGGCCATCAAGGACTTCGCCTTCAAG ACGTCTGAGTACCCGGTGATCCTGTCGCTGGAGAACCACTGCAGCGTGAAGCAGCAGGAGGTCATGGCCCGACACATGAGCTCCATCCTGGGCAGCGCCCTCGTCACCGCCCCCCTGGGGGACGGGATGCCCTCCAACTTCCCCTCCCCACAG gagctAAAGGGGAAGTTCCTGATTAAAgggaagaagctgaacaaactGGAGGCTTCCTTCACCCCGGAGGCGGCGCCGGATGATGAAGAcgtgacggaggaggaggagtccaATGATGACGAGGAtgagcagaaggaggaggagagcagcaaG aagaagaagctgaagcTGGCCAAGGAGCTGTCGGACATGGTGGTCTACTGCAGGAGCGTCCACTTCAACGGCTTCCAGGACGCCAGAGACCACCTGAGCTTCTACGAGATGTCGTCCTTCAAGGAGAACAAGGCGATGGCGCTGGCGGAGGAACACG CTAACGCCTACATCCGCCACAACGCTGAGAAGCTGAGCCGCATCTATCCGGCCGGATCCAGAACCGACTCGTCCAACTACGACCCGGTGCCGCTGTGGAACGCCGGCTGTCAGATCG TGGCGCTGAACTTCCAGACCAGCTGCTCGGACATGGACGTGAACCAGGGCCGCTTCCTGGTGAACGGGCGGAGCGGCTACGTCCTGAAGCCGGCCTTCATGAGGGAGGTGGACACGGAGTTCGACCCCATCACCCTGACCCGGGGGCCCTGGCTGCAGCCCAAGACGCTCCACGTGATG GTCATCTCAGCCCAGCAGCTCCCCAAAGTCAACAACAAGAAGTCGTCCATCGTGGACCCGCTGGTGAAGGTGCAGATCCACGGCGTGCCGGCGGACGCCAACGAGAAGACCACCAACTACATCGAGAACAACG GCTTCAACCCGGCGTGGAACGAGAGCTTCCAGTTCCAGGTGCTGGTCCCGGACCTGGCGCTGGTCCGCTTCGCCGTCAGAGACCACGACTCCACGTCGGACGACGAGTTCGTGGGTCAGTACACGCTGCCCTTCAGCAGCCTGAAGATGG GATATAGACACGTCCCTCTGCTCAACAAGAACGGAGACCTGCTCCACTGCACCGGCCTGTTCGTGCACATCATGGTGGTCGACGCCCAGTGA
- the LOC137612562 gene encoding CTD small phosphatase-like protein isoform X1, which yields MDHTSVITQASNPKEEEVFTQEKASLSSSSLKKQRSRSLLSTFFCCFRNYNVEPPPPSAAPTSLPPPPVEENGSPPKRDPVQAPPDPRPPPKHLLPETITSDYGKKCVVIDLDETLVHSSFKPISNADFIVPVEIDGTVHQVYVLKRPHVDEFLQRMGELFECVLFTASLAKYADPVADLLDRWGVFRARLFRESCVFHRGNYVKDLSRLGRELSSVIIVDNSPASYIFHPENAVPVQSWFDDMSDTELLDLLPFFEGLSKEEEVYGVLQNLRGR from the exons cctcccTGTCCAGCAGCAGCCTGAAGAAGCAGCGCAGCCGCAGCCTCCTCAGCaccttcttctgctgcttcaggAACTACAATGTGGAGCCGCCGCCCCCCAGCGCCGCCCCCACCAGCCTCCCGCCCCCGCCCGTCGAGGAGAACGGATCGCCTCCTAAG CGTGACCCGGTCCAGGCCCCCCCCGACCCCCGT CCCCCACCCAAACACCTCCTCCCAGAGACCATCACGTCCGACTACGGCAAGAAGTGTGTGGTGATCGACCTGGACGAGACGCTGGTGCACAGCTCCTTCAAG ccaatcagcaacGCTGATTTTATAGTTCCAGTGGAGATCGATGGTACCGTCCatcag GTGTATGTGCTGAAGCGGCCCCACGTGGACGAGTTCCTGCAGAGGATGGGGGAGCTGTTCGAATGCGTGCTGTTCACCGCCAGCCTCGCCAAG tacGCCGACCCGGTGGCCGACCTGCTGGACCGCTGGGGGGTGTTCCGGGCGCGTCTCTTCAGGGAGTCGTGCGTCTTCCACCGGGGGAACTACGTGAAGGACCTGAGCCGGCTGGGGCGCGAGCTGAGCAGCGTCATCATCGTGGACAACTCGCCCGCCTCCTACATCTTCCACCCGGAGAACGCT GTCCCGGTCCAGTCCTGGTTCGACGACATGAGCGACACGGAGCTGCTGgacctgctgcctttcttcgaGGGCCTCagcaaagaggaggaggtgtaCGGAGTCCTGCAGAACCTGAGGGGCAGGTAG
- the LOC137612528 gene encoding 1-phosphatidylinositol 4,5-bisphosphate phosphodiesterase delta-1-like isoform X2 has product MEGSQDLQFLLQGGDLLKVRSQSWKKTRFFQLQEDCKTMWHESKKILRTNQTFSLDDIASVRLGRQSEGLKKNTEEMVEDRCFTIVFKGRRKNLDLMASSDEEAKQWVGSLQKVLANMNNLSKLQKREHWIFSCLKKADKNKDDKLSDSEVKNFLRLVNIEVDDVYREMLFKQCDKSNTGFLAGEEIEHFYELLTYREEIAVIYGEYARTSGFMSPQNLVEFLMKEQREKATLAEAHDIIDKYEPDESAKEKKLLSKDGFLMFLHSPEALVLNPDHRGLHQDMSQPLNHYFISSSHNTYLMEDQLTGPSSTEAYVRALQKGCRCVELDCWDGSDEEPVIYHGYTLTSNILFRDAIQAIKDFAFKTSEYPVILSLENHCSVKQQEVMARHMSSILGSALVTAPLGDGMPSNFPSPQELKGKFLIKGKKLNKLEASFTPEAAPDDEDVTEEEESNDDEDEQKEEESSKKKKLKLAKELSDMVVYCRSVHFNGFQDARDHLSFYEMSSFKENKAMALAEEHANAYIRHNAEKLSRIYPAGSRTDSSNYDPVPLWNAGCQIVALNFQTSCSDMDVNQGRFLVNGRSGYVLKPAFMREVDTEFDPITLTRGPWLQPKTLHVMVISAQQLPKVNNKKSSIVDPLVKVQIHGVPADANEKTTNYIENNGFNPAWNESFQFQVLVPDLALVRFAVRDHDSTSDDEFVGQYTLPFSSLKMGYRHVPLLNKNGDLLHCTGLFVHIMVVDAQ; this is encoded by the exons ATGGAGGGCAGTCAGGACCTCCAGTTCCTCCTGCAGGGGGGGGACCTCCTCAAGGTGCGCTCCCAGTCCTGGAAGAAGACCCGCTTCTTCCAGCTCCAGGAGGACTGCAAGACCATGTGGCACGAATCCAAGAAGATCCTGAGGACCAACCAGACCT TTTCCCTCGATGACATCGCGTCGGTGAGGCTCGGCCGTCAGTCGGAGGGCTTGAAGAAGAACACGGAGGAGATGGTGGAGGACCGCTGCTTCACCATCGTCTTCAAGGGCCGGCGCAAGAACCTGGACCTGATGGCCAGCTCAGACGAGGAGGCCAAGCAGTGGGTCGGCAGCCTGCAGAAGGTGTTGGCCAACATGAACAACCTGAGCAAGCTGCAGAAGAGGGAGCA CTGGATCTTCAGCTGCCTGAAGAAAGCCGACAAGAACAAGGACGACAAGCTGAGCGACTCGGAGGTGAAGAACTTCCTGCGTCTGGTCAACATTGAGGTGGACGATGTCTACAGAGAGATGCTGTTCAAG CAATGTGACAAATCCAACACGGGGTTCCTGGCCGGGGAGGAGATCGAGCACTTCTACGAGCTGCTGACCTACCGGGAGGAGATCGCCGTCATTTACGGGGAGTACGCCAGAACCTCGGGCTTCATGAGTCCCCAGAACCTGGTGGAGTTCCTGATGAAGGAGCAGCGGGAGAAGGCCACGCTGGCTGAAGCTCACGACATCATCGACAAGTACGAGCCGGACGAGAGCG CCAAGGAGAAGAAGCTGCTGTCCAAAGACGGCTTCCTGATGTTCCTGCACAGCCCGGAGGCGCTAGTGCTGAACCCGGACCACCGGGGGCTCCACCAGGACATGAGCCAGCCCCTCAACCACtacttcatctcctcctcccacAACACCTACCTGATGGAAGACCAGCTGACGGGGCCCAGCAGCACGGAGGCGTACGTCAG GGCTCTGCAGAAGGGCTGCCGCTGCGTGGAGCTGGACTGCTGGGACGGGTCGGACGAGGAGCCGGTGATCTACCACGGCTACACGCTCACCTCCAACATCCTGTTCAGGGACGCCATCCAGGCCATCAAGGACTTCGCCTTCAAG ACGTCTGAGTACCCGGTGATCCTGTCGCTGGAGAACCACTGCAGCGTGAAGCAGCAGGAGGTCATGGCCCGACACATGAGCTCCATCCTGGGCAGCGCCCTCGTCACCGCCCCCCTGGGGGACGGGATGCCCTCCAACTTCCCCTCCCCACAG gagctAAAGGGGAAGTTCCTGATTAAAgggaagaagctgaacaaactGGAGGCTTCCTTCACCCCGGAGGCGGCGCCGGATGATGAAGAcgtgacggaggaggaggagtccaATGATGACGAGGAtgagcagaaggaggaggagagcagcaaG aagaagaagctgaagcTGGCCAAGGAGCTGTCGGACATGGTGGTCTACTGCAGGAGCGTCCACTTCAACGGCTTCCAGGACGCCAGAGACCACCTGAGCTTCTACGAGATGTCGTCCTTCAAGGAGAACAAGGCGATGGCGCTGGCGGAGGAACACG CTAACGCCTACATCCGCCACAACGCTGAGAAGCTGAGCCGCATCTATCCGGCCGGATCCAGAACCGACTCGTCCAACTACGACCCGGTGCCGCTGTGGAACGCCGGCTGTCAGATCG TGGCGCTGAACTTCCAGACCAGCTGCTCGGACATGGACGTGAACCAGGGCCGCTTCCTGGTGAACGGGCGGAGCGGCTACGTCCTGAAGCCGGCCTTCATGAGGGAGGTGGACACGGAGTTCGACCCCATCACCCTGACCCGGGGGCCCTGGCTGCAGCCCAAGACGCTCCACGTGATG GTCATCTCAGCCCAGCAGCTCCCCAAAGTCAACAACAAGAAGTCGTCCATCGTGGACCCGCTGGTGAAGGTGCAGATCCACGGCGTGCCGGCGGACGCCAACGAGAAGACCACCAACTACATCGAGAACAACG GCTTCAACCCGGCGTGGAACGAGAGCTTCCAGTTCCAGGTGCTGGTCCCGGACCTGGCGCTGGTCCGCTTCGCCGTCAGAGACCACGACTCCACGTCGGACGACGAGTTCGTGGGTCAGTACACGCTGCCCTTCAGCAGCCTGAAGATGG GATATAGACACGTCCCTCTGCTCAACAAGAACGGAGACCTGCTCCACTGCACCGGCCTGTTCGTGCACATCATGGTGGTCGACGCCCAGTGA
- the LOC137612562 gene encoding CTD small phosphatase-like protein isoform X2, with amino-acid sequence MDHTSVITQASNPKEEEVFTQEKASLSSSSLKKQRSRSLLSTFFCCFRNYNVEPPPPSAAPTSLPPPPVEENGSPPKPPPKHLLPETITSDYGKKCVVIDLDETLVHSSFKPISNADFIVPVEIDGTVHQVYVLKRPHVDEFLQRMGELFECVLFTASLAKYADPVADLLDRWGVFRARLFRESCVFHRGNYVKDLSRLGRELSSVIIVDNSPASYIFHPENAVPVQSWFDDMSDTELLDLLPFFEGLSKEEEVYGVLQNLRGR; translated from the exons cctcccTGTCCAGCAGCAGCCTGAAGAAGCAGCGCAGCCGCAGCCTCCTCAGCaccttcttctgctgcttcaggAACTACAATGTGGAGCCGCCGCCCCCCAGCGCCGCCCCCACCAGCCTCCCGCCCCCGCCCGTCGAGGAGAACGGATCGCCTCCTAAG CCCCCACCCAAACACCTCCTCCCAGAGACCATCACGTCCGACTACGGCAAGAAGTGTGTGGTGATCGACCTGGACGAGACGCTGGTGCACAGCTCCTTCAAG ccaatcagcaacGCTGATTTTATAGTTCCAGTGGAGATCGATGGTACCGTCCatcag GTGTATGTGCTGAAGCGGCCCCACGTGGACGAGTTCCTGCAGAGGATGGGGGAGCTGTTCGAATGCGTGCTGTTCACCGCCAGCCTCGCCAAG tacGCCGACCCGGTGGCCGACCTGCTGGACCGCTGGGGGGTGTTCCGGGCGCGTCTCTTCAGGGAGTCGTGCGTCTTCCACCGGGGGAACTACGTGAAGGACCTGAGCCGGCTGGGGCGCGAGCTGAGCAGCGTCATCATCGTGGACAACTCGCCCGCCTCCTACATCTTCCACCCGGAGAACGCT GTCCCGGTCCAGTCCTGGTTCGACGACATGAGCGACACGGAGCTGCTGgacctgctgcctttcttcgaGGGCCTCagcaaagaggaggaggtgtaCGGAGTCCTGCAGAACCTGAGGGGCAGGTAG